The following coding sequences lie in one Moritella viscosa genomic window:
- the ndpA gene encoding nucleoid-associated protein Ndpa, which yields MQLKLNNIILHSLAFNTEGELKCYPRSEELVNSQPVEELASELHRIYNAKPAKGFGYFKCAEEDNSRLPFEMVLRKFMDEESDFVDFSSAASNLLVGELLKYDFGTQGILSFVHYNWMASDYLIVALLENKDSVMVTEQLDLSNTHYLELSKVQLAAKIDLTEWRQNSDSKRYLSFIKGRAGRKVSDFFLDFLGCTEGMDAKIQNAGLMRAVDEFCHVSELDAGESIQAREQVAQYCNEQIKEGNEIEIKDLSDHLADVSSRDFYQYASEAYELEDSFPADRGAVRKLTKYVGQGGGLSVSFDQKLMGERITYDAQTDTLTIVGIPPNLREQLIRRSNSVDENE from the coding sequence ACTGAAATGTTACCCTCGCAGTGAGGAATTGGTTAATTCACAGCCGGTTGAAGAGCTTGCAAGTGAATTACATCGAATTTACAACGCTAAGCCAGCGAAAGGTTTTGGTTATTTTAAATGCGCAGAAGAGGACAATAGCCGTCTACCTTTTGAAATGGTACTGCGTAAATTCATGGATGAAGAAAGTGATTTTGTTGATTTTTCAAGCGCAGCATCAAATTTGTTGGTGGGTGAACTACTAAAATATGACTTCGGGACACAAGGTATTCTGTCTTTTGTTCATTATAATTGGATGGCATCTGATTACCTCATCGTTGCGTTATTGGAAAATAAAGACAGTGTAATGGTCACTGAACAGCTCGATCTCAGTAATACGCATTATCTTGAACTGTCTAAAGTACAACTTGCAGCAAAAATTGATTTGACTGAGTGGCGACAAAATAGCGATTCGAAGCGTTATTTATCCTTTATTAAAGGTCGTGCCGGACGTAAAGTGTCAGATTTTTTCTTAGATTTTCTTGGCTGTACAGAAGGAATGGATGCAAAAATACAAAATGCAGGCTTAATGCGCGCTGTTGATGAGTTTTGTCATGTATCTGAGCTAGATGCTGGTGAATCGATACAAGCACGTGAGCAAGTTGCGCAGTACTGTAATGAACAAATTAAAGAAGGTAACGAGATTGAAATCAAAGATCTGTCTGATCATTTAGCAGACGTTTCATCACGTGATTTTTATCAGTATGCTTCAGAAGCTTATGAACTTGAAGATAGCTTCCCTGCGGATCGTGGCGCCGTGCGTAAACTGACGAAATATGTCGGACAAGGTGGTGGTCTTAGTGTTAGTTTTGATCAAAAATTGATGGGTGAACGTATTACCTATGATGCGCAAACAGATACATTAACAATTGTGGGTATTCCGCCTAATTTGCGTGAGCAGCTTATTCGTCGTAGTAATTCTGTTGATGAAAACGAATAG